One Hyphomicrobium sp. CS1GBMeth3 DNA window includes the following coding sequences:
- a CDS encoding glycosyltransferase family 1 protein, with the protein MRLLLATDAWAPQINGVVRTYQRLALELRRLECELIVLGPENFRCVPCPSYPEIGLAIPDRKRCATLIDEARAEAIHIATEGPVGWMVRAYCRRRALPFTTSFHTRFADYVSARWPIPERWVYAAQRHFHAPSAGVMVATKSLAADLDQRGFDRILPWTRGVDTELFRPRPARLFGNGQVFLYAGRVAIEKNIEAFLRLDIPGTKVVVGDGPQLAELEARYPQVVFTGVREGQDLADCYASADVFVFPSLTDTFGMVMLEAMACGVPVAAFPAIGPKDLIAPGISGILSDDLGAAAVSAQSLDRARVRQAALAFTWEAAAKLFLANIESALALTRQRDENAIRRIQMGRARAV; encoded by the coding sequence ATGCGGCTACTCCTCGCAACCGATGCGTGGGCTCCTCAGATCAACGGCGTCGTGCGGACCTACCAGCGTCTCGCGCTCGAGTTGCGCCGGCTGGAATGCGAGCTGATCGTACTCGGCCCGGAAAACTTCCGCTGCGTGCCGTGCCCGAGCTATCCCGAGATCGGCCTCGCCATCCCTGACCGCAAACGCTGCGCAACCCTGATCGACGAAGCGCGGGCGGAGGCCATCCACATCGCAACCGAGGGACCTGTCGGCTGGATGGTCCGCGCCTACTGCCGGCGCCGTGCCCTGCCCTTCACCACCAGCTTCCACACGCGGTTTGCCGACTACGTGAGCGCCCGCTGGCCCATCCCCGAGCGTTGGGTCTACGCCGCGCAACGGCACTTTCACGCGCCGAGCGCCGGCGTGATGGTCGCAACCAAGAGCTTGGCGGCCGACCTCGACCAGCGCGGCTTCGACCGCATCCTGCCCTGGACCCGCGGGGTCGATACGGAGCTATTCCGCCCGCGCCCCGCGCGCCTCTTCGGCAACGGCCAGGTTTTCCTCTACGCGGGCCGCGTCGCGATCGAAAAGAATATCGAGGCCTTTCTGCGCCTCGATATTCCGGGCACCAAGGTTGTGGTCGGCGACGGTCCACAGCTCGCCGAACTCGAAGCGCGCTATCCGCAAGTTGTTTTCACAGGCGTCCGCGAAGGCCAGGACCTCGCCGATTGCTACGCCTCCGCCGACGTCTTCGTGTTCCCGAGCCTAACGGACACGTTCGGCATGGTCATGCTCGAGGCCATGGCCTGTGGCGTGCCGGTGGCCGCCTTCCCCGCGATCGGTCCCAAGGATCTGATAGCCCCCGGCATTTCCGGCATCCTGTCGGACGACCTGGGCGCCGCGGCTGTTTCCGCACAAAGCCTCGACCGCGCCCGGGTCCGTCAGGCGGCGCTGGCGTTCACCTGGGAAGCCGCGGCTAAGCTGTTTCTCGCGAATATCGAGAGCGCCCTCGCGCTGACGCGCCAGCGCGACGAGAACGCTATCCGACGCATTCAAATGGGCCGCGCCCGCGCCGTCTAA
- the infA gene encoding translation initiation factor IF-1 — MAKEEMLEFEGVVEEVLPDARCRVKLDNGHEVIAYTSGRMKKNRIRILAGDKVTVEMTPYDLTKGRINFRHKDTRSGPPPSSVGPGGGPRRPR, encoded by the coding sequence TTGGCGAAGGAAGAGATGCTCGAGTTCGAAGGCGTGGTGGAGGAGGTTCTGCCGGACGCCCGCTGCCGCGTGAAGCTCGACAATGGACATGAAGTCATCGCCTATACGTCCGGGCGCATGAAGAAGAACCGCATCCGTATTCTGGCCGGCGATAAGGTCACCGTCGAAATGACGCCCTATGACCTTACGAAAGGCCGCATCAACTTCCGTCACAAGGACACGCGCTCTGGCCCGCCGCCGTCCTCGGTCGGTCCCGGCGGTGGTCCGCGCCGCCCGCGCTAA
- the rplT gene encoding 50S ribosomal protein L20, translating into MARVKRGVTAHAKHKKVLKAAKGYYGRRKNTIRIAKQAVEKALQYGYRDRKRKKRTFRALWIQRINAATREHGLTYGRFIFGLSKAGIEIDRKVLADLAVHDAAAFKALVDQASAAAGKAAA; encoded by the coding sequence ATGGCACGCGTAAAGCGCGGTGTAACCGCCCACGCCAAGCACAAAAAGGTTCTGAAGGCCGCCAAGGGCTATTATGGCCGCCGCAAGAATACGATCCGCATCGCCAAGCAGGCCGTCGAGAAGGCTCTGCAGTACGGCTATCGCGACCGCAAGCGCAAGAAACGCACGTTCCGCGCGCTCTGGATCCAGCGCATCAATGCCGCCACCCGCGAGCACGGCCTGACCTACGGCCGATTTATCTTCGGCCTCTCGAAGGCCGGGATCGAGATCGATCGCAAGGTGCTGGCAGACCTCGCCGTGCATGACGCGGCTGCGTTCAAGGCGCTCGTCGATCAGGCTTCCGCTGCTGCCGGCAAGGCCGCGGCTTAA
- a CDS encoding glycosyltransferase: MSERLDGRVEAARQATGLRAMLAWSRSRQVGLWRAPARPTLRKVPSPSPSERGGADIDQAAIGLRRLRPDLSAGEPTWAWQKWTLVSLLVALGGAGVAVPQHALFVLVAVLVLPFSCVVALRSAALWFTAADKRRGASAGSVVLIAEAELPRYSLLVPLYDEADVVPDLVAALSAIDYPRDRLEVFLIVEAADLATRRAVSAVTLPSFMTVVIVPDGNPRTKPRALNFALHCATGDVVVVYDAEDVPEPDQLRRAAGLLAASPRIGCVQARLNVLNADETWLTRQFAIEYTALFDCLLPTFERLGLPVPLGGTSNHFPRAVLEKVGAWDPYNVTEDADLGIRLARFGLDVKVVASTTWEEAPDNFSSWRNQRTRWLKGWMQTYLVHMRRPLETARDLGWARFFGFQVLMGGLILSALVHPWFYVAAAVEVAFGPLQTLHHHALSDVITALGLVNLVLGYVTGVALGWAAVVGRGRWKLAVWALTMPIYWLFISFAAYRALLQLASAPYKWEKTRHRPRAAFIGQASAAAGTGEPSGQIKV, encoded by the coding sequence GTGTCTGAGCGACTTGACGGCCGTGTCGAAGCGGCGCGCCAGGCCACGGGGCTGCGTGCGATGCTGGCGTGGTCCCGCAGCCGACAGGTTGGCTTGTGGCGGGCCCCGGCGCGTCCGACGCTGCGTAAGGTTCCTTCTCCCTCGCCATCGGAACGGGGTGGCGCTGACATCGATCAGGCTGCCATCGGCTTGCGCCGTCTGCGGCCGGACCTTTCGGCGGGCGAACCCACATGGGCGTGGCAGAAGTGGACGCTCGTTTCCCTGCTGGTTGCGCTGGGGGGTGCCGGCGTCGCAGTACCGCAACATGCCCTGTTCGTGCTGGTGGCCGTTCTGGTGCTGCCGTTTTCTTGCGTGGTGGCGCTGCGCTCGGCGGCCTTGTGGTTCACGGCGGCCGACAAGCGCCGTGGTGCGAGCGCCGGTTCAGTCGTCCTCATCGCCGAGGCCGAGCTGCCGCGGTATTCGCTTCTCGTTCCCCTCTACGATGAGGCCGACGTCGTCCCAGATCTCGTCGCGGCGCTGAGCGCAATCGATTATCCGCGCGATCGGCTCGAAGTGTTTTTGATCGTCGAGGCGGCGGATCTTGCGACACGTCGGGCCGTGTCGGCGGTGACACTGCCGTCTTTCATGACGGTTGTGATTGTGCCCGACGGCAATCCGCGCACCAAGCCGCGCGCACTCAACTTCGCGCTTCACTGCGCAACCGGGGATGTCGTCGTCGTTTACGATGCGGAGGATGTGCCGGAGCCGGACCAGTTGCGGCGGGCGGCCGGGTTGCTCGCCGCGAGCCCGCGAATTGGCTGCGTGCAAGCGCGTCTCAATGTGCTCAATGCCGACGAGACTTGGCTCACGCGACAATTCGCGATCGAGTACACGGCGCTGTTCGATTGCCTGCTGCCGACGTTCGAGCGGCTGGGTCTGCCCGTACCTCTTGGTGGAACCTCCAATCATTTCCCCCGCGCCGTGCTCGAAAAAGTCGGCGCCTGGGACCCTTACAACGTCACGGAGGATGCCGATCTCGGCATTCGGCTGGCGCGCTTCGGTCTCGATGTGAAAGTTGTCGCCTCGACGACCTGGGAAGAGGCGCCAGACAACTTTTCGAGCTGGCGCAACCAGCGGACACGGTGGCTCAAGGGCTGGATGCAGACGTATCTCGTTCATATGCGCCGGCCGCTCGAAACGGCGCGGGACCTCGGCTGGGCGCGCTTCTTCGGATTTCAGGTGCTGATGGGCGGGCTCATCCTCTCGGCCTTGGTCCATCCCTGGTTCTATGTGGCGGCAGCGGTCGAGGTGGCGTTCGGGCCGCTGCAAACGCTGCATCACCATGCGCTCTCGGACGTCATCACCGCGCTTGGGCTGGTCAATCTGGTGCTCGGTTATGTGACGGGTGTCGCGCTTGGTTGGGCGGCGGTCGTCGGGCGCGGCCGGTGGAAACTTGCGGTGTGGGCACTCACCATGCCGATCTATTGGCTTTTCATTTCGTTCGCTGCCTATCGCGCGCTCCTCCAACTCGCGAGTGCGCCCTACAAGTGGGAAAAGACCCGGCATCGGCCGCGAGCCGCCTTCATCGGCCAAGCTTCTGCGGCGGCGGGCACTGGCGAGCCATCCGGACAGATCAAAGTTTAA
- a CDS encoding transporter substrate-binding domain-containing protein: protein MMIPRIHSRTAARSLPGSRILVCALAAVFGVCLLAGLSFQASAQESDAIAAAPSEPRRFVIRFLTESEFPPFNYYDDEGVLSGFNVDLARAICLEAGAACDIKVRPWEELLIGLRRGDADAVIAAHRVSATSLAEVDFSDSYFYTPGRFAARKGDAEHATTPDELDGVTIGVAKGTAHEAFVKAFYRDSRIVLFENPELAREALQQAKVDLVFDDAISLAFWLNGSLSRQCCEFRGDAFLEPKYFGDGLAVALPRNDPQIKSLINTALKRVRQSGRFQELVERYFPVRIY, encoded by the coding sequence ATGATGATCCCTCGCATCCACTCCCGCACCGCAGCACGCAGCCTGCCCGGCAGCCGCATCCTCGTATGCGCGCTCGCGGCCGTCTTCGGTGTCTGTCTCCTGGCCGGACTGAGCTTCCAAGCCTCGGCCCAGGAAAGCGATGCGATTGCGGCCGCGCCATCCGAACCACGGCGCTTCGTCATCCGCTTCCTGACCGAAAGCGAGTTCCCGCCTTTCAATTATTACGACGACGAAGGCGTGCTCTCGGGCTTCAATGTCGATCTCGCGCGCGCCATCTGCCTCGAGGCAGGAGCGGCCTGCGACATCAAGGTGCGCCCCTGGGAGGAACTTCTGATTGGGCTCAGGCGCGGCGACGCCGACGCCGTGATCGCCGCGCACCGCGTATCCGCAACGAGCCTTGCCGAGGTCGACTTCTCCGACAGCTACTTCTACACGCCGGGCCGCTTTGCCGCCCGCAAGGGCGATGCCGAGCACGCGACCACACCCGACGAGTTGGACGGAGTGACCATCGGCGTCGCCAAGGGCACGGCGCACGAGGCCTTCGTCAAGGCGTTCTACCGCGACAGCCGTATCGTGTTGTTCGAGAACCCGGAGCTCGCCCGCGAGGCGCTGCAGCAGGCCAAAGTAGACCTCGTCTTCGATGACGCCATCAGCCTCGCGTTCTGGCTCAATGGATCGCTCTCGCGCCAGTGCTGCGAGTTCCGCGGCGATGCTTTCCTCGAGCCCAAATACTTCGGCGACGGCCTCGCGGTGGCGCTGCCGCGCAACGACCCGCAGATCAAGTCGCTCATCAACACAGCCCTGAAACGCGTGCGCCAGAGCGGCCGCTTCCAAGAGCTGGTCGAGCGCTACTTTCCCGTGCGCATTTACTAA
- the rpmI gene encoding 50S ribosomal protein L35, which produces MPKLKTKSGAKKRFKMTGTGKVKAAAQGKRHGMIKRHAKFIRDARGTMVLNDSDAKIVKKYMPYAR; this is translated from the coding sequence ATGCCCAAGTTGAAGACCAAGAGCGGCGCCAAAAAGCGCTTCAAGATGACGGGCACAGGCAAGGTTAAGGCCGCGGCCCAGGGTAAGCGGCACGGCATGATCAAGCGTCACGCGAAGTTCATTCGCGACGCGCGGGGCACCATGGTGCTCAACGACAGCGACGCCAAGATCGTCAAGAAATACATGCCCTACGCCCGCTGA
- the pheS gene encoding phenylalanine--tRNA ligase subunit alpha, which translates to MSGTSELETLKAELLAEIANAGDLAAIEAVRVAALGKKGRIAEQMAKLGKLPPDERKAFGAATNAVKDAVAQSLEARRADLEATALEARLASERADVTLPVRPGPEALGRIHPVSQVFDECVEIFADLGFDVAEGPDIETDEMNFGKLNIPPEHPARQEHDTFYFPPKPDGSRLVLRTHTSPVQIRTMESRKPPIRIIAPGRVYRCDSDQTHTPMFHQIEGLVIDETTHMGHLKWVLEEFCKAFFEVSDVKMRFRASHFPFTEPSMEVDIGAEAIGKPGQWLEILGCGMVHPNVLRNCGLDPERYQGFAFGMGLDRLTMLKYGVPDLRAFFSADLRWLRHYGFSVLDVPTLAGGLSS; encoded by the coding sequence ATGTCTGGCACATCCGAACTCGAAACGCTGAAGGCCGAGTTGCTGGCCGAGATCGCAAACGCTGGCGACCTCGCGGCCATCGAGGCCGTCCGCGTCGCGGCGCTCGGCAAGAAGGGGCGCATTGCCGAGCAGATGGCCAAGCTCGGCAAGTTGCCGCCTGACGAGCGCAAGGCTTTCGGCGCGGCCACCAACGCCGTCAAAGATGCCGTCGCACAGTCACTGGAGGCGCGTCGCGCCGATCTCGAGGCGACTGCGCTGGAAGCGCGCCTCGCAAGTGAGCGCGCCGACGTCACGCTGCCCGTGCGGCCGGGGCCGGAAGCGCTCGGCCGCATCCATCCGGTGAGCCAGGTGTTCGACGAGTGCGTCGAGATCTTCGCCGATCTCGGTTTCGACGTCGCCGAAGGACCGGACATCGAAACCGACGAGATGAATTTCGGCAAGCTCAACATCCCGCCGGAGCATCCCGCGCGCCAGGAGCACGACACCTTCTACTTCCCGCCGAAGCCCGACGGCTCGCGGCTGGTGCTGCGCACGCACACGAGCCCCGTGCAGATCCGCACCATGGAAAGCCGCAAGCCGCCGATCCGCATCATCGCGCCGGGCCGCGTCTACCGCTGCGACAGCGACCAGACGCACACGCCGATGTTCCACCAGATCGAGGGCCTCGTCATCGACGAGACCACTCATATGGGCCACCTGAAATGGGTGCTCGAGGAATTCTGCAAGGCGTTCTTCGAAGTCTCGGACGTGAAGATGCGCTTCCGCGCTTCGCACTTCCCCTTCACCGAGCCCTCGATGGAGGTCGACATCGGCGCCGAGGCCATTGGCAAGCCGGGACAGTGGCTCGAGATCCTTGGCTGCGGCATGGTGCACCCGAACGTGCTCCGCAACTGCGGCCTCGACCCCGAGCGCTACCAGGGCTTCGCCTTCGGCATGGGCCTCGACCGCCTTACGATGCTGAAATACGGTGTGCCGGATCTGCGCGCCTTCTTCTCCGCAGACCTGCGCTGGCTGCGCCACTACGGCTTTTCCGTGCTCGACGTGCCGACCCTCGCCGGCGGCCTCTCGAGCTGA
- a CDS encoding UDP-2,3-diacylglucosamine diphosphatase, giving the protein MGTERFYRTLFISDVHLGTRASQADMLLDFLKHTEAETIYLVGDILDFWRIKRGAVWPQTHNDVLQKLLRKARKGTRIIYIPGNHDEGIRDYAGMHFGGIEIERQAMHTTADGRRFIVLHGDEYDVVVRYARWLAFLGDRGYELALWSNWPLNFIRRRLGLGYWSLSAYLKHRVKTAVSFIGEFEKNLAEEARRHDVDGVICGHIHHAASRDIDGVHYINTGDWVESCTAIGEGPSGELELIRWHDVLREREAQSLPDPALQAA; this is encoded by the coding sequence ATGGGGACTGAGCGCTTCTACCGGACGTTGTTCATCTCTGACGTGCATCTCGGCACACGCGCGTCCCAGGCCGATATGCTGCTCGACTTTCTGAAGCACACCGAGGCGGAAACCATCTACCTCGTAGGCGACATCCTTGATTTCTGGCGCATCAAGCGCGGCGCGGTCTGGCCGCAGACCCACAACGACGTGCTCCAGAAGCTGCTGCGCAAGGCGCGCAAGGGCACCCGCATCATCTACATCCCGGGCAACCACGACGAAGGCATCCGCGATTACGCGGGCATGCACTTCGGCGGCATCGAGATCGAACGCCAGGCGATGCACACGACAGCCGACGGGCGCCGCTTCATCGTCCTTCACGGCGACGAGTACGACGTGGTCGTGCGCTACGCCCGCTGGCTCGCTTTCCTCGGAGACCGCGGCTACGAGTTGGCCCTGTGGTCGAACTGGCCACTGAACTTCATCCGCCGCCGCCTGGGCCTCGGCTACTGGTCGCTCTCGGCATACCTGAAGCATCGCGTGAAGACGGCGGTAAGCTTCATCGGAGAGTTCGAGAAGAACCTCGCCGAGGAAGCCCGCCGTCACGACGTGGACGGCGTCATCTGCGGCCACATCCATCACGCGGCGAGCCGAGACATCGACGGCGTGCATTACATCAACACCGGAGATTGGGTTGAGAGCTGCACGGCGATCGGAGAAGGCCCGTCAGGAGAGCTGGAGCTGATCCGCTGGCATGACGTCTTGCGCGAGCGCGAAGCACAGTCCCTCCCGGATCCGGCCCTTCAGGCGGCGTAA
- the pheT gene encoding phenylalanine--tRNA ligase subunit beta has product MKFTLSWLKDHLKTTAPVDEIVTKLSAIGLEVESVEDPAAKLGAFRVARIVDAKRHPNADKLQIVMVEVEKGKPPLEVVCGAPNARTGLVGVFAPLGTFIPGSGITLEKKPVRGVVSNGMMCSAAELELSDDSAGIIELPEELAERVGDAYINAVGLNDPVFEVKLTPNRPDCTGVRGIARDLAAAGIGTLKPEKAISGVEGAFDNPVAIKLEFPKSAKDACPVFAGRLIKGVSNGPSPDWLQNRLRAVGLRPINALVDVTNYISQDRGRPLHVYDVDKLKGAVRARLGKAGETFLGLDDREHVVDDTMCVIADDSGPLGLGGIIGGDASGSTDATKNVLIESAYFDPVRTAATGRKTGLVTDARYRFERGVDPESVLPGLDLATQMILKLCGGKPSKATVAGKVPDTRRAIVFDLNRVEKLSGLSLPAKDITTILETLGCVLVGDGNVIEVTPPSWRPDIHGPADLVEEVVRITGIDRIPATALPRTSGVARRVLTDTQKRARRARRVLAARGLVEAVTWSFLPKPQAELFAAGTSLVELDNPISVDLAVMRPSLLPGLLTAVERNRNRGFADVALFELGQAYRGDRPEDQFLSAAGVRAGTANLSGGDRHWDGKAESVTVFDAKADAVATLAALGLDVTKAQITRDAPAWYHPGRSGTLRLGPKAVLAHFGEVHPGTLAALDVAGPVVAFEVFLEALPPEKRKSRAKAPLAASDLLPVRRDFAFVLDKSANAGDVVRAALGSDKALISAVTVFDVFEGGALASEGKKSVAIEVTLQPSAETLTDKEIEAVAEKVIADVRKATGGEIRS; this is encoded by the coding sequence ATGAAATTCACGCTGTCCTGGCTCAAGGACCATCTCAAGACGACCGCACCGGTCGACGAGATCGTAACCAAGCTGTCGGCCATCGGCCTCGAGGTCGAAAGCGTCGAGGATCCGGCCGCCAAGCTCGGCGCATTCCGTGTCGCGCGCATCGTCGATGCAAAGCGGCATCCCAACGCCGACAAGCTGCAGATCGTCATGGTCGAGGTCGAAAAGGGCAAGCCCCCGCTCGAGGTCGTCTGTGGCGCCCCCAATGCGCGCACCGGCCTCGTCGGCGTGTTCGCCCCGCTCGGCACTTTCATTCCAGGCTCCGGCATCACGCTCGAGAAAAAGCCCGTGCGCGGCGTCGTCTCGAACGGCATGATGTGCTCGGCAGCCGAGCTCGAGCTGTCCGACGATAGCGCGGGCATCATCGAGTTGCCCGAGGAGCTGGCCGAGCGTGTCGGCGACGCCTACATCAACGCCGTCGGCCTCAACGATCCCGTATTCGAGGTCAAGCTGACGCCGAACCGGCCCGACTGCACGGGCGTCAGAGGCATTGCGCGCGATCTCGCCGCGGCCGGTATCGGCACGCTGAAGCCCGAGAAGGCCATCTCAGGCGTCGAAGGCGCCTTCGACAATCCCGTGGCCATCAAGCTCGAGTTCCCAAAGAGCGCCAAGGATGCCTGCCCGGTGTTTGCCGGCCGCCTCATCAAAGGCGTCAGCAACGGCCCATCGCCCGATTGGCTGCAGAACCGCCTGCGCGCCGTTGGCCTGAGGCCCATCAACGCCCTCGTCGACGTTACGAACTACATCAGCCAGGATCGCGGCCGCCCGCTGCACGTCTACGATGTCGACAAGCTCAAGGGTGCCGTACGCGCGCGCCTCGGCAAGGCCGGTGAGACATTCCTCGGCCTCGACGACAGGGAACACGTCGTCGACGACACGATGTGCGTGATCGCCGACGACAGCGGCCCGCTCGGCCTCGGCGGCATCATCGGGGGCGATGCCTCAGGCTCCACCGACGCCACCAAGAACGTGTTGATCGAGAGCGCCTACTTCGATCCCGTGCGTACGGCCGCCACCGGCCGCAAGACAGGCCTCGTCACCGACGCGCGCTACCGCTTCGAGCGTGGCGTCGATCCCGAGAGCGTGCTTCCGGGCCTTGATCTTGCGACACAGATGATCCTGAAGCTCTGCGGCGGCAAGCCGTCGAAGGCCACCGTCGCCGGCAAGGTCCCCGACACGCGACGCGCCATCGTGTTCGATCTCAACCGCGTCGAGAAGCTCTCCGGCCTCTCGCTTCCCGCCAAGGACATCACGACCATCCTCGAGACGCTCGGTTGCGTGCTCGTCGGCGACGGCAACGTGATCGAGGTCACGCCGCCGTCCTGGCGCCCGGACATCCATGGCCCCGCAGACCTCGTCGAGGAGGTCGTCCGCATCACCGGCATCGATCGCATCCCGGCAACCGCCCTGCCGCGCACGAGCGGCGTCGCGCGCCGCGTGCTGACCGATACGCAGAAACGCGCGCGCCGCGCCCGGCGCGTGCTCGCGGCCCGCGGCCTCGTCGAAGCGGTCACGTGGTCGTTCCTTCCGAAGCCGCAAGCAGAGCTGTTTGCGGCCGGCACGTCGCTCGTCGAGTTGGACAACCCGATCTCGGTGGACCTTGCCGTGATGCGGCCGAGCCTGTTGCCCGGCCTGCTGACGGCCGTCGAGCGCAACCGCAACCGCGGCTTCGCCGACGTCGCGCTGTTCGAGCTGGGCCAGGCCTATCGCGGAGACCGCCCCGAAGACCAATTCCTCTCGGCCGCCGGCGTCCGCGCCGGCACCGCAAATCTTTCCGGCGGCGACCGTCACTGGGACGGCAAGGCCGAGTCCGTCACCGTCTTCGACGCCAAGGCCGACGCCGTCGCGACCCTCGCGGCGCTCGGCCTCGACGTCACCAAGGCGCAGATCACGCGCGACGCGCCGGCTTGGTATCACCCGGGCCGCTCCGGCACGCTGCGCCTCGGCCCCAAGGCCGTGCTCGCCCACTTCGGCGAGGTGCACCCTGGCACGCTCGCGGCGCTGGACGTCGCCGGCCCCGTGGTCGCCTTCGAGGTGTTCCTCGAGGCGCTCCCACCAGAGAAGCGCAAGTCACGCGCCAAGGCGCCGCTTGCCGCCTCCGATCTTCTGCCCGTCCGGCGTGACTTCGCGTTCGTCCTCGATAAGAGCGCCAATGCGGGTGACGTCGTCCGCGCCGCGCTCGGCTCGGACAAGGCGCTGATCTCCGCCGTGACCGTGTTCGACGTCTTCGAAGGCGGCGCGCTCGCTTCCGAGGGCAAGAAATCGGTCGCCATCGAGGTGACGCTGCAGCCCAGCGCCGAGACCCTGACCGACAAGGAGATCGAGGCGGTCGCCGAGAAGGTCATCGCCGACGTCAGGAAAGCGACCGGCGGCGAGATCCGCAGCTAA
- a CDS encoding cold-shock protein → MANGTVKWFNGQKGYGFIQPEEGGADVFVHISAVERAGLQTLREGQKIAYETERGRNGKIAAVNLRPL, encoded by the coding sequence ATGGCGAACGGCACGGTAAAGTGGTTCAACGGTCAGAAGGGGTACGGATTCATTCAGCCCGAAGAAGGTGGTGCTGATGTGTTCGTGCACATTTCGGCCGTGGAGCGCGCCGGTCTGCAAACCCTTCGTGAGGGACAGAAGATCGCTTACGAGACTGAGCGTGGGCGCAACGGCAAGATCGCTGCCGTCAACCTGCGTCCGCTCTGA
- a CDS encoding YiiX/YebB-like N1pC/P60 family cysteine hydrolase encodes MQRSVVSGLEDRLAEVTAVASRQFETAEELETALRSLYQIINETDPAELDRAAVTQAAPQLLRTLFKARMRLRDRIPAWQVQGIFNRPAQGALRDVFRIARYAEDMLGEIAADNERLEKGQSTRRAFTGRSWNTLVHPAFDAGENIPFRSGDLLLMRGSAHNSAAIARIGDVDSQFSHIAIIYIDNAGKHWVVEALIEEGSILTTLESVLDHNVGRMVLYRHPNPALAAQAAKLAYERVLASKTGFASHIPYDFTMRLRGRRKLFCAKLVAQAYADATDGALQLPAFKTRFDHRNNKAFLQAVGVRAKESFAPGDIDLDTRFDLIAEWRDYRVTPVLRRQDMIMTKFFEWMETRGYRFEETPVIRLISIFGRLSSYLSNGAKNLLSRVFPKVPRNMSRSCVATIVMLHKSAEDVMPSLAALDEDHVRMTGFPLHAREMLDHLERLREVSSGHVGYLRGRA; translated from the coding sequence GTGCAGCGATCGGTCGTGAGTGGACTCGAAGACCGCTTGGCGGAGGTCACCGCAGTCGCCAGCCGGCAGTTTGAGACCGCCGAAGAGCTCGAGACGGCTCTGCGCTCCCTCTATCAGATCATAAACGAGACCGATCCGGCCGAGTTGGACCGTGCCGCGGTGACTCAGGCCGCGCCACAGCTCTTGCGCACGCTTTTCAAGGCGCGCATGCGCCTGCGCGACCGCATCCCGGCTTGGCAAGTGCAGGGGATCTTCAACCGCCCTGCTCAGGGTGCATTGCGAGACGTGTTCCGCATCGCACGTTACGCGGAAGACATGCTGGGCGAGATCGCCGCCGACAACGAAAGGCTCGAGAAAGGTCAGTCCACGAGGCGCGCCTTTACGGGCCGGTCATGGAACACGCTCGTGCACCCCGCCTTCGACGCTGGCGAGAACATTCCGTTTCGCTCCGGCGACCTGCTCTTGATGCGCGGCAGCGCACACAACAGCGCTGCTATCGCCCGCATCGGCGACGTCGACAGCCAGTTCAGCCATATCGCCATCATCTACATTGACAACGCGGGCAAGCATTGGGTGGTCGAGGCCCTGATCGAGGAAGGCTCCATTCTCACGACATTGGAGTCCGTGCTCGATCACAACGTCGGCCGCATGGTCCTCTACCGCCATCCGAACCCCGCGCTGGCTGCCCAGGCTGCCAAGCTCGCTTACGAACGGGTTCTCGCGAGCAAAACGGGCTTTGCCTCCCATATCCCGTACGATTTCACGATGCGCCTAAGGGGCCGCCGCAAGCTCTTCTGCGCCAAGCTCGTCGCGCAGGCTTACGCCGATGCAACGGACGGCGCGCTCCAGCTCCCGGCCTTCAAGACGCGCTTCGACCATCGCAACAACAAGGCCTTTCTGCAGGCTGTCGGCGTGCGCGCCAAGGAAAGCTTCGCTCCGGGTGACATCGACCTCGACACCCGCTTCGACCTCATCGCCGAATGGCGCGACTACCGGGTGACGCCCGTTCTGCGTCGCCAGGACATGATCATGACCAAGTTCTTCGAGTGGATGGAAACGCGCGGCTACCGCTTCGAGGAAACGCCGGTCATCCGCCTGATTTCCATCTTTGGCCGCCTGTCCAGCTACCTTTCGAACGGCGCCAAGAACCTGCTATCGCGTGTCTTCCCCAAGGTCCCGCGCAACATGAGCCGCTCATGTGTGGCAACCATCGTCATGCTGCACAAATCGGCGGAGGATGTGATGCCCTCCTTGGCCGCCCTCGACGAGGACCACGTCCGCATGACGGGTTTCCCGCTGCACGCACGCGAGATGCTCGACCACCTCGAGCGTCTGCGCGAGGTGTCCAGCGGACATGTCGGCTATCTGCGCGGCAGGGCTTGA